The proteins below are encoded in one region of Candidatus Methanoperedens sp.:
- a CDS encoding DUF86 domain-containing protein, which produces MQRAYEAYLKDILESIRKIEKYTENMSYGDFREDELRQDGVARNLEIIGEAVKKIPDEIKNKKPEIEWKKIAGLRDILTHEYFGINLEIVWDVMENKLPDLKKNTLALLSEMKGN; this is translated from the coding sequence ATGCAGCGGGCGTATGAAGCGTATCTTAAAGACATTCTTGAGTCTATCCGTAAAATTGAAAAATATACCGAAAACATGTCTTATGGGGATTTCAGAGAAGATGAATTAAGACAGGACGGCGTTGCAAGAAATCTGGAAATTATAGGCGAAGCTGTTAAGAAAATTCCTGATGAGATAAAAAATAAAAAACCAGAGATTGAGTGGAAAAAGATTGCCGGATTAAGGGATATTCTCACGCACGAATATTTTGGAATAAATCTGGAAATCGTATGGGATGTAATGGAAAACAAGCTACCTGATTTGAAAAAGAATACTCTGGCACTCCTTTCTGAAATGAAAGGTAATTAA
- a CDS encoding nucleotidyltransferase family protein: MRTEMLNYKNILTKLEENKAAIKKYGVKRIGLFGSYIRKEQKPESDIDILVEFEKGKITFDNYMDLKFFLEDLFKCKVDLVMKEVIKPDLKPYIIGSVKYAAGV, from the coding sequence ATGAGAACTGAAATGCTGAACTACAAAAATATATTAACCAAACTCGAAGAAAACAAAGCCGCAATAAAAAAATACGGCGTAAAGCGAATCGGATTATTCGGCTCATACATCAGAAAAGAACAAAAACCCGAAAGCGATATCGATATTCTCGTTGAATTTGAAAAAGGTAAAATAACATTCGACAACTACATGGATCTTAAATTCTTTTTAGAAGACCTGTTCAAATGTAAAGTCGATCTTGTAATGAAAGAAGTAATTAAACCAGATTTAAAACCATACATCATCGGGAGTGTAAAATATGCAGCGGGCGTATGA
- a CDS encoding AAA family ATPase — protein sequence MMIDIIEILNFGSFYGKHKIEFQSSDPGIIIFRGGNGQGKTSLQRAVIWALYGKVYDRKGQEIPPTSLLNLTALSEDIYKFGVGVFFNHDGGRWAVLRQMKANSHQDKKYIEGMTLNVVKDGEVLADPENVIQRILPSDVSRFYFFDGEMLRDYEELLDEDSRSMFIIRDSIERVLGVPYFKTARDDLVAIQKKIENERNKLIRKLGGKEYEELAECLQTVTAEIEDKETTIEGLIRQISKLEDEIVEKKRRLTDIREVQELAHSQISIEKDISLKKEKKEKALEKMQALVKDLYKELLKPIAKNVISHLTAKSEASLEKYNNKQRAVERVERLKKGILSQKCSLCGTVLEPKKLRQLEEELHETEILIKQLTEIPEPNLTFEHHKTRLEKIISHSNIREDFREIENEIGKIDHELASLQAQLNDIIGKLTGQDKEEPRELEISIQNLKKEQGRLEGLVKVKAEEVLGLKETKAEFEASLASIPKREINILGKRIEFVESVKEVFEEAISSYRDKKKFDIERIATEIFRTIRSKEEFDSLKINEQFGLSIMTKNGTCLSRSEWRSAGEEQIVALALIGALNKSAHVKAPVFMDTPFGRLDIKHGERVLKYLPNLADQVVLLVTDRDFRKGDERYLEGKIKNDFTIIYKSQKEGSRVFATQDLEVAP from the coding sequence ATGATGATTGATATTATTGAGATATTAAATTTTGGCTCCTTTTATGGAAAACATAAGATTGAATTTCAGAGTAGTGACCCTGGAATAATCATCTTTCGTGGAGGCAATGGGCAAGGAAAAACATCATTGCAACGCGCAGTAATTTGGGCACTATACGGCAAGGTATACGATAGGAAGGGACAAGAGATTCCTCCGACTTCTCTTCTGAACCTTACCGCATTGAGTGAGGACATATACAAATTTGGAGTCGGCGTTTTTTTCAATCATGATGGTGGGCGGTGGGCGGTTTTGCGACAAATGAAAGCAAATAGTCATCAAGATAAGAAATATATTGAGGGAATGACGCTAAATGTTGTTAAAGACGGCGAAGTCCTCGCTGATCCTGAGAACGTTATACAACGTATCCTGCCATCAGATGTAAGTAGGTTCTACTTCTTTGATGGTGAGATGCTACGGGATTATGAGGAACTCCTAGATGAAGATAGCCGATCAATGTTTATTATCAGAGATTCAATTGAGCGTGTCTTGGGTGTTCCATACTTCAAGACTGCCAGAGACGACTTGGTAGCCATTCAAAAGAAAATAGAGAATGAACGCAATAAACTCATCAGAAAACTTGGCGGCAAGGAGTATGAGGAATTAGCAGAATGTCTTCAGACGGTGACCGCAGAAATAGAGGATAAGGAAACAACAATCGAAGGGCTAATTAGACAGATATCTAAACTTGAAGATGAAATAGTTGAGAAAAAGCGAAGACTGACAGATATAAGAGAGGTTCAAGAGCTGGCACACAGCCAGATCAGCATTGAGAAAGATATCAGTCTTAAAAAGGAAAAAAAGGAAAAAGCTTTGGAGAAGATGCAAGCACTGGTTAAAGACCTATACAAGGAATTACTTAAACCGATTGCAAAAAATGTTATATCTCATCTCACTGCCAAATCTGAGGCATCACTAGAGAAGTATAATAATAAACAACGGGCGGTTGAAAGAGTCGAGAGATTAAAGAAAGGGATATTATCACAGAAATGTAGCTTATGCGGCACTGTTCTAGAGCCAAAGAAACTTCGGCAGTTAGAGGAGGAACTTCATGAAACTGAAATCCTTATTAAACAATTAACAGAAATCCCTGAGCCAAATTTGACATTTGAGCATCACAAAACAAGATTAGAAAAGATAATTTCCCACAGTAACATTAGAGAAGATTTCAGAGAAATCGAGAACGAAATAGGCAAGATAGATCATGAACTAGCATCACTACAGGCGCAATTAAATGACATAATAGGGAAACTGACCGGGCAAGATAAAGAAGAGCCACGAGAATTAGAAATATCTATACAAAACTTGAAAAAAGAACAGGGGAGACTTGAAGGTCTTGTAAAGGTTAAGGCAGAAGAGGTATTGGGTCTTAAAGAAACGAAGGCAGAATTTGAGGCAAGTTTAGCCAGTATTCCTAAGCGAGAGATCAACATTTTGGGGAAAAGAATTGAGTTTGTAGAATCTGTAAAAGAAGTATTTGAAGAAGCTATTTCATCATATAGAGATAAGAAAAAATTCGATATTGAACGAATTGCTACGGAAATATTTCGAACGATACGCTCAAAAGAAGAGTTTGATAGCCTCAAAATTAATGAGCAATTTGGCTTATCCATAATGACTAAAAATGGAACTTGCCTTAGCAGAAGTGAATGGAGATCAGCGGGTGAGGAGCAGATCGTTGCCTTGGCATTGATTGGAGCCCTTAATAAATCAGCCCACGTAAAAGCACCAGTGTTTATGGATACACCCTTTGGTAGATTGGATATAAAACATGGCGAGCGTGTCTTAAAATATCTCCCCAACCTAGCAGATCAAGTGGTCCTATTGGTAACGGATCGAGATTTTAGAAAAGGGGATGAAAGATATCTTGAGGGAAAAATCAAGAATGACTTCACCATTATATACAAAAGCCAAAAAGAGGGATCACGAGTGTTCGCAACGCAAGATTTGGAGGTTGCGCCATGA
- a CDS encoding DEAD/DEAH box helicase family protein, giving the protein MAMDNEKQSEGKDIMNPSLISITLKPEYNTEDDDIIREFYAPCLKVSKFYDRAIGYFRANIYRELGEDLLNFVIAGGKVRIVCSPDIPVSDEDAAREGYALRNSRSTHNQEASLVDILEVMSNNPKESDCLEMLRLLIECGSLDLFIATRIGGIYHRKIGAFYDAQENIVAFSGSGNETQMAISSIEGWGNDEEFDVYRSWGNNFESSKALKKMQYLHKLFSVGTKHTKVRPLNEVEREVLARFRSHKSFEDCRPGAHLRTSSLMDKTDKPKYTPYYYQRQAINAWNNAGKIGMFLMATGTGKTITALFAISSLIQEGKVIVILVPSKILLSQWNEEIRYIYPHVPILLAGGGYDWKAITEKRMYVSKQSLPRIILATMSTAATGDFIKFLQQAENPVLVADEVHRLGSPINRRIIMEIQFKERLGLSATPERLFDPEGDNALKNAFGTEPVFYLPLGGKVRLSEDDQKDVPILGKFLSRYNYFFEVVHLNLEEQGRWDELTSKIKIYIAKKMQKNSNNRLLFDDSGLQNLLIQRARILKHAEAKVDCAYRIVSERYPADGRWIIYCEDEEQLRRVTEVIRNQTVGINVVTYYSKMDSTERDRTLGYFEQHPSIIVSIRCLDEGVDIPEVDGAIILASSKNPREYIQRRGRVLRKAKGKQKATIIDAIVLPNSVSQEDEYAIPIVRGELARAWKFAQLAENQEVTHKLWRLAQEYGVDIESDAQIGLQDDVQEE; this is encoded by the coding sequence ATGGCAATGGATAACGAAAAACAAAGTGAAGGTAAAGATATAATGAATCCAAGCCTTATCAGTATAACCTTAAAACCAGAATATAATACAGAAGATGATGATATAATTCGAGAGTTCTATGCCCCCTGCCTTAAAGTTTCCAAATTCTATGATCGAGCTATCGGTTATTTCAGAGCAAATATTTATCGAGAGCTAGGTGAAGATTTGCTAAACTTTGTTATTGCAGGAGGTAAGGTTCGTATAGTATGTTCACCAGATATACCAGTTTCTGATGAGGATGCGGCGAGAGAAGGATATGCTCTCAGGAATTCTCGATCAACTCACAATCAGGAGGCGAGTTTAGTCGATATTCTAGAGGTCATGTCGAATAATCCCAAAGAATCTGACTGCCTAGAAATGCTTCGTCTCCTTATTGAATGTGGCTCTTTAGATTTATTTATTGCTACTAGAATTGGTGGAATTTATCATAGAAAAATCGGTGCATTCTATGATGCTCAAGAAAACATAGTTGCATTCTCAGGTTCAGGCAATGAGACACAAATGGCGATAAGTTCGATTGAAGGCTGGGGTAACGATGAGGAATTCGATGTATATCGTAGTTGGGGTAACAACTTTGAGTCCTCAAAGGCATTAAAAAAAATGCAGTATCTCCATAAACTTTTTAGTGTAGGCACTAAGCATACTAAAGTAAGGCCTTTAAACGAAGTGGAACGTGAAGTTCTTGCCCGATTTCGCTCACACAAAAGCTTCGAAGATTGTAGGCCTGGTGCTCATCTTAGGACATCATCCCTCATGGATAAAACTGATAAACCAAAATATACTCCTTATTACTATCAGCGCCAGGCCATTAATGCATGGAATAATGCCGGTAAAATTGGAATGTTTTTAATGGCGACAGGAACAGGTAAAACAATTACAGCATTATTTGCAATTTCAAGCTTGATTCAAGAGGGGAAAGTTATAGTGATTTTGGTTCCAAGCAAGATTCTTTTATCCCAATGGAATGAAGAAATTCGATACATCTATCCTCATGTTCCAATCCTTCTAGCAGGTGGTGGATATGATTGGAAAGCTATTACAGAAAAGCGAATGTACGTTTCGAAGCAATCGTTACCACGGATAATACTTGCTACCATGAGCACGGCAGCAACTGGTGATTTTATCAAGTTCCTTCAACAAGCCGAAAATCCAGTTCTTGTAGCAGATGAGGTGCATCGGTTGGGAAGTCCAATCAATCGGCGTATCATCATGGAAATCCAATTTAAGGAGCGGTTAGGATTATCAGCAACACCCGAGAGATTATTTGATCCTGAAGGCGATAATGCCTTAAAGAATGCATTCGGCACGGAACCAGTTTTCTATTTACCCCTTGGAGGCAAGGTTAGACTGTCGGAGGACGATCAAAAAGATGTGCCGATACTAGGTAAATTCTTATCTCGCTACAATTATTTCTTTGAGGTTGTTCATTTGAATCTAGAAGAGCAGGGTAGGTGGGATGAGCTCACGTCGAAGATTAAAATATATATCGCAAAGAAAATGCAAAAAAACAGCAATAATCGTTTGTTATTTGACGATAGCGGATTGCAGAACTTGTTAATTCAAAGAGCACGTATTCTAAAACATGCAGAAGCTAAAGTCGATTGTGCATATCGTATTGTCTCCGAAAGATACCCTGCCGATGGGCGTTGGATTATTTACTGTGAGGATGAGGAACAATTAAGACGCGTCACAGAAGTAATCAGAAATCAAACGGTAGGCATTAATGTTGTAACGTACTATTCAAAGATGGATTCCACGGAGAGGGATAGAACCTTGGGGTATTTTGAGCAACACCCTAGCATAATTGTGAGTATTAGATGCCTTGATGAGGGAGTGGATATTCCAGAGGTAGATGGCGCCATAATCCTTGCATCATCGAAAAATCCGAGGGAGTATATACAACGCAGAGGAAGAGTACTCAGAAAAGCAAAAGGAAAGCAAAAGGCAACTATTATAGACGCAATTGTTCTTCCTAATTCAGTGTCTCAAGAAGATGAATATGCCATACCAATAGTAAGGGGTGAACTAGCACGTGCTTGGAAATTTGCTCAACTTGCAGAGAATCAAGAAGTTACTCATAAGTTGTGGCGATTAGCCCAGGAATATGGAGTTGATATTGAATCAGACGCTCAGATTGGTTTGCAAGATGATGTACAGGAGGAATAG
- a CDS encoding site-specific DNA-methyltransferase: MIEVAMKPLYRTQRGVLYHGASEDILEAKWFKPLEHKINLIFTSPPFPLNRRKAYGNLKGKDYIDWLAGFADIFKQMLDPTGSVVIELGNAWEPGIPTMSTLSIEALMEFKRRGNFYLCQEFIWNNTTRLPSPAQWVNIERIRVKDAYTRLWWLSTTPKPKANNRAVLHEYSKDMKLLLKRGKYNAGKRPSEHLIGEESFLRNNGGSIPSNVLSIPNTKSNDPYLAYCKANSIKGHPARMPPELAEFFIRFLTTKDDFVLDPFAGSNITGWAAERLNRRWRCVEKEESYAKASMSRFPESWLI; the protein is encoded by the coding sequence ATGATAGAAGTAGCCATGAAACCGCTTTACCGCACCCAAAGAGGAGTCTTATATCATGGTGCATCAGAAGATATACTTGAGGCAAAATGGTTTAAACCTCTCGAACATAAAATAAATCTTATATTTACATCACCTCCATTTCCGCTTAACAGACGAAAAGCTTACGGCAATCTGAAAGGTAAAGATTATATTGATTGGCTAGCTGGCTTTGCTGATATATTTAAGCAAATGCTAGATCCAACAGGCTCTGTTGTGATTGAACTCGGCAATGCATGGGAACCGGGCATACCCACAATGTCTACTTTAAGCATCGAAGCTCTTATGGAGTTTAAACGTAGGGGCAATTTCTACCTTTGCCAGGAATTTATTTGGAATAATACTACCAGACTTCCATCACCGGCACAATGGGTTAACATCGAGAGAATTCGGGTTAAAGATGCGTATACTCGCTTATGGTGGTTATCAACAACTCCAAAACCAAAAGCCAATAACCGCGCAGTATTACATGAGTATAGTAAAGATATGAAACTGTTATTAAAGCGCGGGAAATACAATGCAGGTAAAAGGCCATCTGAGCATTTGATAGGAGAGGAGAGCTTCCTGAGGAACAACGGTGGTTCAATCCCATCAAATGTTCTTTCTATTCCCAATACTAAATCCAACGATCCCTATTTAGCATACTGCAAAGCGAACAGTATAAAGGGTCATCCAGCAAGAATGCCTCCTGAATTGGCAGAATTCTTCATACGCTTTTTGACTACGAAAGACGATTTTGTTTTAGATCCTTTTGCCGGAAGCAATATAACCGGATGGGCTGCTGAAAGATTAAATCGGAGGTGGAGATGTGTTGAAAAGGAAGAATCATATGCGAAAGCATCAATGTCTAGATTCCCAGAATCTTGGCTAATCTGA
- a CDS encoding aconitase X catalytic domain-containing protein, protein MHLTPEEEKIFNGELGATYQKAMEILAALGDIYDADTLIPIKSAQIAGVSYKTIGEAGLEWISDLKGKVAVPSILNPAGMDRECWKEMGISQDFAEKQEKIIRAYEALGVRTECSCTPYNIFDSLARFEDHVAWSESSAISYANSVIGARTNREGGPSALAAALIGKTPNYGYHLDENRIPDVLIKVKAELHDSDYGALGYIVGEMVGDKVPFFELKSKPSKDELKSLGAAMAASGAVALYHVAGATPEAGKYRAPEETITIEEAQIKEVYTKGEPDLIAFGCPHSSVSELERLAQLLNGKKVRKEVWVCTSRAIKNRHPELIRKIEKSGAKVFCDTCMVVSPASERFGCMMVNSGKAHKYVPNLCGAKSIMATTEECVEAALR, encoded by the coding sequence ATGCATCTCACACCTGAAGAAGAAAAAATATTCAATGGAGAGCTCGGCGCCACATACCAGAAAGCTATGGAGATTCTCGCCGCCCTTGGCGATATCTATGATGCTGACACGCTAATTCCCATAAAGAGCGCGCAGATAGCAGGTGTCTCGTACAAGACCATAGGCGAAGCCGGGCTTGAATGGATATCGGATTTAAAAGGAAAAGTTGCTGTACCCTCGATTCTCAACCCTGCAGGCATGGACAGGGAATGCTGGAAGGAGATGGGTATAAGCCAGGATTTCGCTGAAAAGCAGGAAAAGATAATCAGGGCTTATGAAGCGCTCGGCGTGAGAACTGAGTGCTCCTGCACTCCGTATAATATCTTTGACAGCCTCGCAAGGTTCGAAGACCATGTGGCGTGGAGCGAATCCTCGGCAATTTCTTACGCCAACTCTGTCATCGGGGCGCGCACCAACAGGGAAGGGGGGCCGAGTGCGCTTGCGGCTGCGCTGATTGGCAAGACTCCGAATTACGGTTATCATCTTGATGAGAATAGAATTCCTGATGTTTTGATAAAGGTGAAAGCAGAGCTTCACGATTCTGATTACGGCGCTCTTGGTTATATCGTGGGTGAGATGGTGGGAGATAAAGTGCCATTTTTTGAACTCAAATCGAAGCCATCGAAGGACGAACTGAAATCCCTCGGCGCAGCAATGGCAGCCTCGGGCGCCGTGGCGCTGTATCATGTTGCCGGTGCCACGCCTGAAGCCGGGAAATACAGGGCGCCGGAGGAGACGATCACGATTGAAGAAGCACAGATAAAAGAGGTTTACACAAAAGGCGAGCCTGATTTAATAGCATTCGGCTGTCCACACAGCAGCGTCAGCGAGCTTGAGCGGCTGGCGCAGCTTTTGAACGGCAAAAAGGTGAGAAAAGAGGTGTGGGTGTGCACCTCGCGCGCCATTAAGAATAGGCATCCTGAACTGATAAGAAAAATCGAGAAAAGCGGCGCGAAGGTTTTTTGCGATACATGCATGGTTGTATCGCCTGCAAGCGAGAGGTTTGGCTGCATGATGGTGAACTCAGGCAAGGCGCACAAGTACGTGCCGAACCTGTGCGGCGCGAAGAGCATAATGGCGACCACGGAGGAGTGTGTGGAGGCGGCGCTACGTTAA
- a CDS encoding UbiD family decarboxylase, producing MSFRGFLEKLKSEGKLKEVKDPLSPVYEVSATIGKEPAFFTNVNGQKVAMNILASRELLAGALGVSTDRIIEYLSSHPPDGEVKRVSDSPAKEIAVKPDLAKLPILTHFEGDGAPYITAGVVVTEYEGVMNAAIHRLRVIGKDKLAVRLVEFRHTYNLYKKAQENGKALPVAIVIGIDPVTLFAVSTRVPEGKEFNYASALSGEPTELFECENGIKVPHAEIVLEGYIHPTELVDEGPFVDISGTYDIIRKQPVIYLTNMMHRRDPIYHALLPAGSEHHVLMGIPYEPLIFNEVKKVADVKNVVLTPGGCCYFHAAVQIRKNNDDEAKKAIDAAFAAHKSLKHVIIVDEDINIFDPNDIEFAIATRVKGDEDIYIYPSVRGSTLDPRSENGIGTKVGFDATMDLSKKWKFQRVPKPKV from the coding sequence ATGAGTTTCAGGGGATTCCTAGAAAAGCTCAAATCTGAAGGGAAACTTAAGGAGGTAAAAGACCCCCTCTCGCCTGTTTATGAGGTTTCAGCCACAATCGGGAAAGAGCCTGCCTTTTTTACAAATGTCAACGGTCAAAAAGTGGCAATGAACATCCTTGCTTCAAGGGAACTGCTTGCAGGAGCACTCGGAGTATCGACTGACAGAATAATAGAATATCTTTCCTCACATCCGCCTGACGGAGAGGTAAAGCGAGTTTCGGATTCGCCCGCAAAAGAAATCGCAGTAAAACCCGACCTTGCAAAACTTCCCATCCTCACGCATTTTGAAGGGGACGGCGCTCCGTATATTACCGCAGGAGTCGTGGTGACTGAATACGAGGGTGTTATGAACGCAGCTATCCACAGACTGCGTGTCATAGGGAAAGACAAGCTTGCAGTGCGGCTTGTTGAATTCAGGCACACCTATAATCTTTACAAGAAAGCACAGGAAAACGGGAAAGCGCTTCCTGTCGCAATCGTAATCGGAATCGACCCGGTGACGCTTTTTGCGGTCTCAACCCGCGTGCCTGAAGGAAAGGAGTTCAATTATGCTTCAGCGCTGAGCGGTGAGCCTACCGAGTTATTCGAATGCGAGAACGGTATCAAGGTTCCGCATGCTGAAATCGTGCTTGAAGGGTATATCCATCCTACGGAGCTTGTGGATGAGGGACCATTTGTGGATATAAGCGGCACCTACGATATAATAAGGAAACAGCCGGTCATCTATCTCACTAACATGATGCACAGGCGCGACCCCATCTACCATGCCCTTCTTCCCGCTGGAAGCGAACATCATGTATTGATGGGAATTCCGTACGAACCGCTGATATTCAATGAAGTTAAAAAAGTAGCTGATGTGAAGAATGTGGTGCTTACGCCGGGAGGATGCTGTTATTTCCATGCTGCTGTGCAGATTCGTAAAAATAACGATGATGAAGCAAAGAAGGCTATCGATGCCGCATTTGCAGCGCACAAGAGCTTGAAGCATGTGATAATCGTGGACGAGGACATCAATATTTTCGATCCGAACGATATCGAGTTTGCGATAGCCACGCGTGTTAAGGGCGATGAGGACATATACATCTATCCCAGTGTACGGGGCAGTACCCTTGACCCGCGCTCGGAGAACGGTATTGGGACAAAGGTGGGTTTTGATGCAACGATGGATTTGAGCAAGAAATGGAAGTTCCAGAGAGTTCCCAAGCCAAAGGTATGA
- a CDS encoding UbiX family flavin prenyltransferase, whose product MTNEIIIGISGASGVQYGIRLLETLKQLEGYKTHLVMSESAKKLVQIETEYSISDIEQLADHVYGDYDFTAPMASGSHKSIGMIVAPCSMKMLASIAIGMSDTLISRAADVCLKEKRPLILMVRETPLNLIHVQNMERAINAGASILPACPAFYPKPRTIDDIINFMAGRALDLLRIEHNLYKRWRE is encoded by the coding sequence ATGACTAATGAAATTATTATAGGCATCAGCGGCGCTTCGGGTGTGCAGTACGGGATACGACTTCTTGAAACCCTGAAGCAATTGGAAGGATACAAAACCCATCTTGTCATGTCCGAATCGGCAAAAAAACTTGTCCAGATCGAAACCGAATATTCCATCAGCGATATAGAACAACTGGCAGACCATGTCTACGGCGACTATGATTTCACAGCACCGATGGCAAGCGGTTCGCATAAATCAATAGGCATGATAGTGGCGCCGTGCAGTATGAAGATGCTTGCCTCCATTGCCATCGGCATGTCTGATACATTGATCTCAAGGGCTGCGGATGTTTGTCTTAAAGAAAAACGTCCCCTTATTTTAATGGTGCGTGAAACTCCCCTCAATTTAATACACGTCCAGAACATGGAGCGAGCCATTAACGCCGGCGCCTCCATACTTCCCGCATGTCCTGCCTTTTACCCGAAACCCAGAACCATTGACGACATCATTAATTTCATGGCAGGCCGCGCCCTTGACCTTCTTCGCATCGAGCATAACCTGTACAAACGGTGGCGTGAATGA
- a CDS encoding signal recognition particle protein Srp54, with protein sequence MVLDKLGDSLQSALKKLVGASRIDEKIVDEVVKDIQRAMLQADVNVKHVMELSQKIKQRSLKEAPPSGMNPREHVIRIVYQELINILGKTANVKLAPQTIMMVGLQGSGKTTTTAKLARYFQRKGLKAAVICADTFRAGAYDQLKTLCDRMGIFFYGEKDVKDAVAITQRGLKAVEKYDVKIVDTAGRHALEKDLIKEMEDIHKIAKPDHKFLVLDAAMGQLASEQARAFNASIGITGVVITKLDGTAKGGGALSAVSETDSAIAFIGVGETTDDLEKFEADRFISRLLGMGDIKSLIEKAEETLKTEEFDVEAMLSGKFSLKDMYKQMEAVNKMGPLKQVMSMIPLGKMGMKVSDDMFAVTQERMKKYKYIMDSMTDKELEDPKHINSPRITRIARGSGTKYEEVRELLKYHKMMQKTIKGMGGGKFNIQKMMKKFGM encoded by the coding sequence ATGGTACTGGATAAACTGGGCGATTCCCTTCAGAGCGCACTAAAAAAACTCGTAGGCGCAAGCAGGATTGATGAGAAGATAGTGGACGAGGTAGTGAAGGATATCCAGCGCGCCATGCTGCAAGCGGATGTAAATGTAAAACATGTAATGGAATTATCCCAGAAAATAAAGCAGCGCTCCCTCAAGGAAGCCCCGCCCAGCGGAATGAATCCAAGGGAGCACGTGATTCGTATCGTTTATCAGGAACTAATAAACATCCTCGGGAAAACCGCAAACGTCAAGCTTGCTCCCCAGACCATAATGATGGTGGGGCTCCAGGGGAGCGGCAAAACAACCACGACCGCAAAGCTTGCGCGCTATTTCCAGAGGAAAGGATTAAAAGCCGCTGTGATATGCGCTGATACTTTCAGGGCAGGTGCGTATGACCAGTTAAAAACACTGTGCGACCGCATGGGCATCTTTTTCTACGGCGAAAAGGATGTAAAGGATGCAGTTGCCATCACGCAGCGGGGGCTCAAAGCAGTTGAAAAATACGATGTGAAGATAGTCGATACCGCAGGAAGGCATGCCCTTGAAAAAGACCTGATAAAAGAAATGGAGGATATACACAAAATAGCAAAGCCTGACCACAAGTTCCTGGTGCTGGACGCTGCCATGGGTCAGCTTGCAAGCGAGCAGGCACGTGCCTTCAACGCATCCATAGGAATAACGGGCGTGGTGATAACAAAGCTTGACGGAACAGCAAAAGGAGGCGGAGCATTATCCGCAGTCTCAGAGACTGATTCCGCCATTGCTTTCATAGGCGTTGGCGAGACCACCGATGACCTTGAAAAGTTCGAGGCTGACAGGTTTATCTCGCGCTTGCTGGGAATGGGAGACATCAAGTCGCTTATCGAAAAGGCAGAAGAAACCCTGAAAACCGAGGAATTCGATGTGGAAGCCATGCTCAGCGGGAAATTTTCATTGAAGGATATGTACAAGCAGATGGAGGCTGTGAACAAAATGGGTCCGCTTAAGCAGGTCATGTCGATGATACCTCTTGGAAAGATGGGAATGAAGGTCTCGGATGATATGTTCGCAGTAACACAGGAAAGAATGAAAAAATACAAGTACATCATGGACTCGATGACCGATAAGGAACTTGAAGACCCCAAGCATATCAATAGCCCGAGAATCACCAGGATTGCACGGGGCTCCGGGACGAAGTATGAGGAAGTACGCGAATTGCTGAAATATCACAAGATGATGCAGAAGACCATCAAAGGCATGGGAGGGGGCAAGTTCAATATCCAGAAGATGATGAAAAAATTCGGGATGTGA
- a CDS encoding type II toxin-antitoxin system VapC family toxin yields the protein MMLDSFAWMEYFMGTRKGEKVKTLVDDDSQLYTSPIVIAEIYSKSLRTDGKAEERKDFITKRCAVVALDVTIAVESAKIHAENKVKTPDFGLADAIILASARSRKIKVLTGDPHFKNFKDAVML from the coding sequence ATGATGCTGGATTCTTTCGCATGGATGGAATATTTCATGGGGACTCGCAAGGGTGAAAAAGTCAAAACATTAGTAGATGACGACTCGCAATTATACACTTCCCCGATAGTAATAGCAGAAATATACTCTAAATCTCTCAGAACCGATGGAAAAGCCGAAGAGAGAAAGGATTTCATAACAAAAAGATGCGCTGTAGTAGCACTGGATGTAACTATCGCAGTTGAATCTGCAAAAATACATGCTGAGAATAAAGTCAAGACCCCTGATTTCGGTCTTGCTGATGCCATAATACTTGCATCAGCCCGGAGCAGAAAAATAAAGGTATTGACAGGAGATCCTCATTTTAAAAATTTCAAAGATGCTGTTATGCTGTGA